In one Zobellia galactanivorans genomic region, the following are encoded:
- a CDS encoding RagB/SusD family nutrient uptake outer membrane protein produces MKIKHIYRYITLGLLGVILLTSCDKDFLDRSPKNQFAEDDVWSQLPMMEQFVNDIYWNVGHSFDRPMMSVFTDETMFDPGSDQGHGNVVKSLITPSDYLVFDTWSRTSKMRWEHHYKYIRACNVFLEQVENNEYEDQEFKNRLIGEVHFLRAYHYHNLVFQYGGVPLITKSYELTDDFLLARNTFEECIDFIVEECEKGAELLPEMHEGSNLGRATKGAAMSLKSRVLLYAASELYNSDAAWAQGYSNPELVGYVGGSQTDRLKLAKDAAKAVMDMGIYSLYKGEPTENDSLARNYDEVFTLKQTQEDIFIRNFTESGQIWSLNIGVQNLPTGYKGWGNMAPINGMVDDFEMATGEQFDWDNPEHRAEPYKNRDPRFYVNIFFDGAQWRQRPEDVVAADPYGIIQTGSYEQPDGTWVGGLDSFDTPVTTWSGTHTGYYFRKFQDISIEAPKVRTTTPWRFIRYAEILLNYAEACAELGEYGEARTYTNMLRKRVGMPDLTQVDADLVDAVRHERKIELMGEDQRFFDIRRWMIAPEVMQNAFGVDIKYHLNEERPRYNIIQVQEREWKDRFYFFPIKLEELNKNELLIQNPLY; encoded by the coding sequence ATGAAAATTAAACATATATATAGATATATAACGCTTGGCTTACTAGGTGTTATTCTGCTTACCTCTTGTGATAAGGATTTTCTTGACAGGAGTCCGAAGAATCAATTTGCCGAAGATGATGTTTGGAGCCAATTGCCGATGATGGAGCAATTTGTCAACGACATATATTGGAACGTAGGGCATAGTTTTGATCGTCCTATGATGTCGGTCTTTACCGATGAGACCATGTTCGATCCGGGATCGGACCAAGGCCACGGGAACGTTGTAAAATCATTGATTACGCCTAGTGATTACCTCGTATTCGATACTTGGTCCCGAACATCTAAAATGCGTTGGGAACATCATTACAAGTATATTCGCGCTTGCAACGTGTTCTTGGAACAAGTGGAGAATAACGAATATGAAGATCAGGAATTCAAGAACCGATTGATCGGAGAAGTACATTTTTTAAGGGCCTATCACTACCACAACCTGGTTTTCCAGTACGGAGGGGTACCATTGATTACAAAGTCTTATGAACTTACCGACGATTTTCTCTTGGCAAGGAACACTTTTGAAGAATGTATTGATTTTATTGTCGAAGAATGTGAAAAAGGCGCCGAATTATTGCCGGAAATGCATGAAGGGTCCAATTTGGGCAGGGCGACCAAAGGGGCGGCAATGTCCTTAAAATCAAGGGTGCTGCTTTATGCGGCCAGTGAACTGTACAATTCTGATGCCGCTTGGGCGCAGGGATATAGCAACCCCGAACTGGTTGGTTATGTAGGAGGATCCCAGACCGACAGGCTAAAACTGGCCAAGGATGCGGCCAAGGCCGTAATGGACATGGGAATTTATAGCTTGTATAAAGGAGAGCCGACCGAAAATGATTCCTTGGCCCGAAACTATGACGAGGTTTTTACATTAAAACAAACACAGGAAGATATCTTTATACGCAATTTTACCGAATCGGGTCAGATTTGGAGTTTGAACATAGGGGTACAAAACCTTCCGACCGGTTATAAGGGGTGGGGAAATATGGCTCCGATCAACGGAATGGTAGATGATTTTGAGATGGCAACGGGAGAGCAATTTGACTGGGATAACCCCGAACATCGCGCGGAACCCTATAAAAACAGAGATCCCCGTTTTTATGTCAACATATTTTTTGATGGGGCCCAATGGAGACAGAGGCCAGAAGACGTTGTGGCGGCCGACCCTTATGGTATTATCCAGACCGGAAGCTACGAGCAACCTGACGGAACTTGGGTAGGTGGATTAGATTCTTTCGATACCCCGGTTACCACCTGGAGCGGAACCCACACGGGCTATTATTTTAGGAAATTTCAAGATATCTCCATAGAAGCCCCTAAAGTGAGGACGACTACCCCATGGAGGTTTATCAGATATGCCGAGATACTATTGAACTATGCCGAAGCATGCGCCGAATTGGGCGAGTATGGCGAAGCAAGAACCTATACGAACATGCTTAGGAAAAGGGTAGGGATGCCTGATTTGACCCAAGTCGATGCCGATCTCGTCGATGCCGTACGACACGAGCGAAAAATTGAATTGATGGGCGAAGACCAACGCTTTTTTGACATCAGAAGGTGGATGATCGCCCCGGAAGTCATGCAAAATGCCTTTGGTGTAGACATCAAATACCACTTGAATGAGGAAAGACCTAGATATAACATTATTCAAGTCCAGGAACGCGAATGGAAAGACCGATTCTATTTTTTTCCGATCAAATTGGAAGAGTTGAACAAAAACGAGTTGTTAATACAAAACCCTTTGTATT